GGCAATAATCGGAAATCAGTGGCGGttgaagagagaaagaaaggttTATCCATTAAGGTTCCAATTAAAACGTTCTTAGGCATGTTTTCATTGAACTTGGAAAATGGGTGTAGTAAGAATAATGGAAATAGGGTTGAGGTGGCAAAGAATGGGTTGAAAGACAGGGAAATGGGGAATGAAGATGGTTCTTGCACGAATTGTTTGCAGTTTGCAGTGACTTGGTCCTTGTTAGTTAGCAGCTTTGCTCAGGCATTTCCTAGCCCTTTCAAAACGAGCAAGAAGCGATTTCAGAAGGTAGGTGAAGACAATAAAGATCGTTTGCATTTGTGCAAACAGGTCTCAAAAGCAAAGGTTTCGCCTGAATTCAAGCAAAAAGATTTGCAGGGTCAAGTTAAAGCAGTTCAAGATGACAGTGGGAATGATCAAGAAGGGAAACATGTATCACTTGAGTGTTTTATAGGTTTTATTTTTGATCAATTGGCACATAATCTACAGAAACTTGATCAGAATTTGCAGCAAATGGATTGCAAAGATTATGACTATGAATGTTCAACTCCGCCCCCAGCGTCTTCCCATTTTGATCATTTGAGGACAGTCATGAGTATTTGGGAAAGTCGTAAGGTGGACGTAAATGGATTTTTGGGAAATTTGAAGTTTGCTAGAGTAGGAGGTGTACCATCAAGTATAGTTGGTGTATCTTCTTCAGTCAATGAAGAGGGTGATGATGGTATCAGTGCTGGATGTGGGGAGGAAACAGGAGGTAGTTCAGCACAGAAGCTGGCAAGTGGATTACTAAGTATTCCCCTATCAAATGTAGAGCGTTTGAGATCTACTTTATCTACTGTTTCACTGTCGGAGCTAATTGAGCTTGTGCCACAGCTGGGGCGATCTTCCAAAGACTATCCTGACAAGAAGAAGCTGATCTCTGTACAGGATTTCTTTAGATACACAGAATCGGAAGGTATGGTTTCTTGTGTACCTAAGTTATAAATTCACTGCTGCTTTCATACCTTTTTCTAGAAAAGTTTATGTAAATGAAAAATGATGAGtgtattcttcttcttcttcttttcttttttgctatTGGAGAATATATGGTATATATTTGATTGTAACGTCTGGACAATATGAGCTGCTTGAACCTTGTGTGCCTGTGCTTGAAGAGTGCTTCATTGCTAACCATCTTGAGCCTTTTTATTCTAGACAACTTTAATTGCTATGAACCTTATTCTCATCTATGATTGAAGAATGCTGCATTGCTAATTGTAGTTAGCCATTGTCCATCATTTCTGAAGAAATACGAAATTGTTTGTCAGAATACCTGTGTTCTAATATGCTCTATTGAACCTGATACAAAGCAttgaattctttaattttagacTGCTGCTTTAGAGAATAATTagttactattttattaaattgacgAAGATATATAGTTTTGTTGATTTTCTGGTGAACTAGGTCTCATTAAGAccaaaaattgattatattagTGTTATTGTCATGGTACTGACATGAAATACGGTTTCTGAGACCATTATATGATTCCgcaatttgtaatttttcattttaggaCACATATCaccttatattttaatcaccAGTGATGTGGAAGAAGGAACGGTTGATGAGGCCATTTGTAATTCATGCAGTTTTTGTTAGTTTTAAGCATTCAGCATGTTGACATGTTCCTGCAACTTAAAGCAAATTTGAATTACTTGTGGAGGGTATCAATGATAGTCTTCGTGCAAATTTGAGTCACTTGTTGAGAGCAATAAAAAGCATATCTAAGTTTGCTTATGACATGGTGGAATATCTAAGTTTGCTTATGACATGGTGATGTACATAGGAATTATACAAAACTAGTGCTCTCTTTGATTGTTCATATGACTTTGCTTGATGTCTGCCATCGTTTCTAAATTATCCATTATTAACCCTCCATCAAGAGGCTACAAAAGGAAAGGACACACTGAAAAGAAAGGACGGCTGCCATCAGAGATTTTTCCCATTGGATTTGTTATTGcacattcttttatttatgcaCTCATCTGAGATTTTCCTTCACAGTTTAGTTGATGCATTCTGACAGGAAGGAGGTTCTTTGAGGAACTGGACAGAGATGGTGATGGTCAAGTAACTTTGGAAGATCTTGAAATTGCAAtgagaaaaaggaagttgCCATCAAGATATGCTCGGGAATTCATGCAACGTACTAGAAGTCacttattttcaaaatcatttgGGTGGAAGCAGTTTCTGTCCTTGATGGAACAGAAAGAATCAACCATTCTTCGTGCTTATACATCCCTCTGTTTGAGCAAGTCTGGGACTCTGAAAAAGAGTGAAATATTGGCGTCACTAAAAAATGCTGGACTTCCAGCAAATGAAGACAATGCTATGGCTATGATGCGATTTCTGAATGCTGACACGGAAGAGTCTATTTCTTACGGTCATTTCCGGAATTTTATGCTTCTGCTGCCTTCTGATCGACTTCAAGATGATCCTAGGTGAGATATCCTTGAAGGAGATATTACAGAAATTTGTCGCAAGCCCATTTTCACAATTTGTAGTCAGTTTGCCTTTTATTTCAGCGGTGAAGAGGTACTGAATTATATGGTTTAACTTATGTATTCAAGAAGTTTTATCTGATTCAGTCAATCAAATTATTTCTAATGTTTGCTCAGTACATGTTAAGGAGATGGAAACTGTTACCCTACTTCTGGGTCAACAATACATCGTTTATCAAGTATGAAAATTGTGTAAGGAGATTGCAAAAGAGACAAATATTGACTGTTCTATAATGATTGTTATTTGGTGCTCCCTGCCCTCCTGCCAAccctccaaaatttttctttcttccccCTTAAATCCTATCTAGGTTATTGTAGTCACTGGATTACATGTTACCGATGTTGGCTTCTTTGTATACATGCAGGAGCATATGGTTTGAAGCTGCAACTGTTGTTGCTGTTGCACCGCCGGTGGAGATACCTGCTGGAAGCGTTCTAAGATCTGCATTAGCTGGAGGCCTATCATGTGCACTCTCCTGTTCTCTAATGCATCCCGTTGACACAATAAAGGTAAGCTCTTCTCcatgataattatttagtcCTGTATTGCTATTTTTGCATGAGATATGCCCCTTAGATAACAAAAAAGCAAAATGCGTGGGTGAAATTATCTGGGTGCAAATTGGAACTGCCACTAGCAGCCAGTTAACTGAAATCTGTGCTTAGGTTATCCCACCATAGCTTTTCTTTGGCTTTAGCAGCAGAGCTAGTGAAATTATTTGGATAGTGGCATGGCCAAAAGACCATGATGGACATTCTGAATCTTCTTTGTAGTTTTCCTGTGGTATATGAATTTCTGGATGTTTCTAATCAATTATTGCTTACAGATTGATATGCTGTATGCatatttaaatacatatttaataactGTGCTGTGCACATCTCTCAAGTGTGTGGTGAAAGTTTCTGCAgtcttcattttattttctggtCTTtgtctttttccctttttcctttctcCTTTTTGTTCCTGGTATTCATGATCACTTTCGTGGTCTGTTTGTTTTGAACTCATAGACTCGGGTGCAAGCATCAACGCTTACGTTCCCAGAGATCATTTCAAAGCTTCCAGAAATTGGAGTTAAGGGATTATACAGGGGTTCAATCCCTGCCATTCTTGGACAGTTTTCAAGGTACTTATTATTCCTTTCCTTATCTTTGAAGGGCAACCGCCTTTCTCTTCAGCTGACATATTCTTTATGGACACTGCAGCCATGGCCTGCGAACTGGCATATTTGAAGCTAGCAAACTTCTTCTAATAAATGTTGCTCCAACACTCCCAGAATTGCAGGTAGGGGCTACAATGTCAAGTTTGTTAAATTCTCATGCAATACGTttgtaaattataattctttcttGGTTTGTCAAATGATGtttgatgatgcaaataaAATCTCAATGAGAATTAAGAGCACCAAGTTTTCTCTTTGATAGTTCAAATAGCATTAAGTTATGTTGGATTAAGCATATGCTTTCTCATCCTTACTTTTTATTGTTTCTACTGCCACCATCCAAACCATTTACATAGCTGCTCTTTCTGTCAGTCTTTCTTCCCCTTTACCAACAGTGCTCAAACcttcttattaaatttcacATCATAATGGTAAGGAGTCATTGTACATTTAGGAGGGAAGCTCTGTTACTGCTGCATGGCAGCATCTACTTTAactagttattttaaaaaaaataatattgatgatgtgttAAGTTCTCTCCTCccatttttcttctctcttggATGCTCTTTGATATTTGTAAATGTGCTTCTGTATGCTTGCTTGTTgacatttattaattctacTAGAGCCTCCTATATCTACACATATTAGTTCTCAAGGGATGACAagttaaaaattcatttttctaaaacggagttaaaaattcattttcttatttgcaGGTTCAATCTATATCATCATTCTGCAGCACATTCTTGGGGACAGCAGTCCGGATCCCTTGTGAGGTGTTGAAGCAGCGCTTGCAGGCAGGCCTTTTTGACAATGTAGGGCAGGCTATTATTGGTACATGGCAACAAGATGGTCTGAAGGGGTTTTTTCGTGGGACAGGCGCCACACTATGCCGTGAGGTTCCCTTTTATGTCGCTGGCATGGGCCTATATGCTGAGTCCAAAAAGGTAAGGATATTTTTGAGCATTAATGTTCAAATTTGTAATTGCAATATGCCTTTCCACATGGCTAGTGCAATTTGTTGAAAAAAGCATAACGGGATAGTTTCTTGACTCTCAGCAACATtgaatctatttaattttt
The nucleotide sequence above comes from Ricinus communis isolate WT05 ecotype wild-type chromosome 6, ASM1957865v1, whole genome shotgun sequence. Encoded proteins:
- the LOC8264240 gene encoding uncharacterized protein LOC8264240, producing the protein MVSANDPMEPFLNSIQVVKDALSPLELGIRKAAKDLENCWGVSKKNRASNIELNSTDNGNNTSKVQICALKKRNFNGNNRKSVAVEERKKGLSIKVPIKTFLGMFSLNLENGCSKNNGNRVEVAKNGLKDREMGNEDGSCTNCLQFAVTWSLLVSSFAQAFPSPFKTSKKRFQKVGEDNKDRLHLCKQVSKAKVSPEFKQKDLQGQVKAVQDDSGNDQEGKHVSLECFIGFIFDQLAHNLQKLDQNLQQMDCKDYDYECSTPPPASSHFDHLRTVMSIWESRKVDVNGFLGNLKFARVGGVPSSIVGVSSSVNEEGDDGISAGCGEETGGSSAQKLASGLLSIPLSNVERLRSTLSTVSLSELIELVPQLGRSSKDYPDKKKLISVQDFFRYTESEGRRFFEELDRDGDGQVTLEDLEIAMRKRKLPSRYAREFMQRTRSHLFSKSFGWKQFLSLMEQKESTILRAYTSLCLSKSGTLKKSEILASLKNAGLPANEDNAMAMMRFLNADTEESISYGHFRNFMLLLPSDRLQDDPRSIWFEAATVVAVAPPVEIPAGSVLRSALAGGLSCALSCSLMHPVDTIKTRVQASTLTFPEIISKLPEIGVKGLYRGSIPAILGQFSSHGLRTGIFEASKLLLINVAPTLPELQVQSISSFCSTFLGTAVRIPCEVLKQRLQAGLFDNVGQAIIGTWQQDGLKGFFRGTGATLCREVPFYVAGMGLYAESKKFAQQLLRRELEPWETIFVGALSGGLAAVVTTPFDVMKTRMMTAQGRSLPMSMVAFSILRHEGPLGLFKGAVPRFFWIAPLGAMNFAGYELARKAMDKHEESTSDQPSQKKLTSSG